CGCGGGCTTTGCCGGTACGTTTACGAGCATCGGCATCGTCATCATCCTCGGTGCGCTCATCGGCTCGATACTTGAAAAAACGGGAGCTGCGCTGAAACTCGCGGACATGATCATTCATCTCGTCGGAAAAAATCACCCCGTCCTCGCCGTAGAGCTCATGGGCTGGGTCGTTTCCATTCCCGTGTTTTGCGATTCGGGTTTCGTCATTTTGAATCCCATCCGCAAAGCGCTTGTCAACAGAACCGCCGCTTCTTCCGTGGCGATGACGGCGGGACTTTCATTCGGTTTGTATATTTCGCACGTATTTATCCCGCCGACGCCGGGACCTATCGCCGCTGCGAATACGCTCGGTATCGGCGATAACCTTTTGCTCGTCATGGGTATGGGAGCGCTGTGTTCTATTTTGCCGCTTATCGCAGGCTATTTTTTTGCCAAATATATCGGCACCCGTGTCCGTGCAGACGATGAAGCCGATGCGGGACAGGTGACGAAAAGCTACGAACAGCTCGTCGCCGAATTCAAAAAACTTCCGAACGGCTTTAACGCGCTCGCGCCGATCGTCGTTCCCGTTATTCTCATGGCGGCATCCTCTGTCGTTACGATGGCAAAAATGCAAGGTTTCGGAATCGATGTTGTTAAATTCCTCGGAACTCCGGTTATCGCGCTCGGCGTCGGTACCGCCTTTGCGGTGCTGCAGCTCAAGCTTGCCGATAAAATAAAAGATTTTTATGCGATCGTGGAAGAAACGCTCAAAGTGACCGGCCCGATTTTGTTTATCACTGCGGCGGGCGGCGTGCTCGGAAAGGTTATCGCGTCTTCCGATATGGTAAACTATATCAAAATGCACGCGACGGTGCTTCAAACGATGGGCATCCTTTTCCCGTTTATCCTCTCGGCGATTTTGAAAACGGCTCAAGGCTCTTCGACCGTCGCCCTCGTAACTTCTGCGGGCATCATTGCGCCGCTGCTTCCGGTGCTCGGTCTCGATTCTCCGGTACGCGCTGCGCTCGCGTGTATGGCGATCGGCGCCGGCGCCATGACCGTAAGTCACGCGAACGATTCGTACTTCTGGGTCGTTACGAACTTCGGCGCCATGTCGCCCGAACGCGGCTATAAAACGCAAACGCTCGGTACGCTCGTGCTCGGCATCGCAGGCGTCATCGAAATATTTATTCTGTCGCTTTTCCTGCATTGATTTCGAAGCGGAGAGACCCCGTGATTTTCGGGGCTCTCCGCTTTTTTGCCGATTCCGTCGAAGTCGGCTTGCGGTTTATTTTTTATTGTCGTTTTTGCCGTGTTTTCGGGAAATTTGTTTTTGTTTTTCGGACGTAAGGAATTCGTCGAGAACCGTAATCTGCACTTTTTGATTCGGTTTCAAAGAAAGCTTTTCAAGCGGCACAAAGGTTTTTCCGTCAAAATATCCTTCGATTGTCATAGCGGCTCCCATAAAAAATACAGACACTTACAACAAAGTTTCGTACACGGTTTAAGTATATAGCGGAAACGGAATGTATGCAAGATTTCGCGCGGTATTGGAAATTTGTTCCGCTTTACCGGTTCGCCAATTTTTGATTTATTTTATCCCGACGCGAATTCATATTGTAGTCGAAAAGCGAATAGCCGATCGCATTTATGCTTTTTAGGAATTGTACATATCGCGTTCCCGAAAGAATTTTTTCCGCTTCTTCCATGAGCTTTTCGCATTCCGCCGTATTTTTTTCTTCAAAATAAAACTGCGCCAGATTAATGTTTCCGTAGAACTTGTCGTAGTCGCTTTTGGCGTACTTAAGTGCCGAGATGAAAAAATCCTTTGAAAGCTTTTTGCTTCCGCCTCCGATTGCGGGCGCATAATAATACCACCAGCCGGAAAGAGTATAGGCGAAACTCATGGTCGGATTTTTTTTAATAACGTCGGCGTAGTCCTTTTTTTCCTGAAGTCCGATTTTTATGGATTCCGATTGCGGTAAAAACTGCATCATAGAATTCAGCACGTCCGCCGAAGTGAGAATGAACCACGGATTCAAATCGGTACCTTCGTTTGCCCGGGTGAATTGTATAATTTTTTCGTACTGGGGGCGCAGAATTTTTTCCATGTTCGGGGATTTCATGTCTTTGGCGTATTCGCAGTTGTAGTGCGCCGTTGAAAGCATATTGGTACACGTAATCTGCGCTTCTTCGGAAAAGGTTTTCATTTCGTCGGAGAGTGAATTACGGTATTCGATGATTTTTTCGATGCATTCGTCTTCGGTGTCGAGTGTCCTGAGTCTAAGCCTGAAATCGAATATTTTTTGGATGAGGGCGTTTTCTTCGGGACCGAATTCTTTTGCCGGCGCCTGAAACAATACCAAGACGGAAAACAATACCGCTGTTTTTATTACTGATTTTTTCACCCTTACAGGATACAGAAAATCGGGATTTGTTACAAGGAAAATCGATATATTGCATAGATTTCTCAATTCGTGATAGAGTTAACAAATTATGCTTGTAAACACAGCCGATAAAAAAGAAATTCCGGTATTCTTTGCTGCGGACAACAACTATGCGCTGTTTGTAGCGGTCGCTTTGGCATCGATGTTGGAAAAGGCGTCAAAAGATTACTTTTATAAGGTCTATATTTTAACGACGGACCTGTATCGTGAATATATCGAGCAGTTGGAAACCATCTGTCAAACTGCAATGCCCGGCAACGCATCCGTTGAATTTGTTTCGCTGCGGGAGGAGATGGAAAAGACTTCCGGCACTTTTCATCTGCGCGATTATTATTCGAGGGAAACCTACTGTCGAATATTCATTCCGAGATTTTTTCCTCAGTACGATAAGGTAATTTACCTCGACAGCGACCTCGTGGTGACGGGCGATATTTCCGAACTCTACAATATTGATATCGGCGATAATCTTGTCGGAGCCGCAATCGAAGAGGTTATGCAGTCTTTCGACGTGTTCGGAACGTATGTGGAAAAGGCTCTCGGCATTCCTCGTGAAAAATACTTCAGTGCGGGAGTTCTTCTTATAAATGCAAAAAAATATCGGGAAGAGAACATCGAGGAAAAGTTCATCGCTCTTATGAACCGATTTAAGTTCAGAGTTACCCAGGACGAGGATTATCTGAATGTGCTGTGCAAGGACAAGGTAAAATGGCTCGATGTGGGCTGGAACAAGTCCGCTTACAAGACCGAAGGTTTTGACGAAAAGAACTTAAAAATAATCCACTACAAGATAAACTGGAAGCCTTGGCATTACAACCACGTTCTTTACGAAAAATATTTTTGGGAATGCGCCGAAAAAACGCCCCTTTACGAAAATATTTTGAAAATCAAAGCTTCATACGGCATTGAGCAAAAGCGAAGCGACGCCGAAGCGTTTGAAAAACTCAAGCGGATGGCGATTGAGGATACGAACGATCCCGATAATTATCGGAACACGGTAAACAGGACGAAAACCGGACGGAATCCCGAGCGCCTTGCGATCGTAGAAAAGATAAAAGCCTATGAAAGGGAAGGGCGTTTTTCGGAGGATGTCGAATCGGATCCTCCGACCGTTCCGCTCCGTCCCGAAATGGTCGACTATCTGAATAAAAAGATTTCCAGCAAACTGTGGATGAAGTTTGCGAATATGCTCGCGCGCCGCCATATTCTCGGTCTTATGAAATCGGGACAGATGGTTATAAAAGAAGTACGCGGTCTTGAAAACTATATTCCGTTAAAAAGAACCGGCGCGATAATCACGTGCAACCACTTCAATCCCATGGATAATTTTGCCGTATACAAGGCTATAGAAAAGCACGTCTATCACAGGGAATTGGTGAAAGTCTGCCGCGAAGGAAACTATACGAATTTTCCGGGATTTTACGGTTTTTTGTTTAAGCACTGCAATACCATGCCTTTGAGCAGCTTACCCTCCACGATGAAAAATTTTATGGATGCGGTAAAAACATATCTTTCACAGGGTAGGCATATCCTCATCTATCCCGAGCAGGCGATGTGGTGGAACTACAAAAAGCCGCGCCCGCTTACGCCCGGCGCATACCGTTTCGCCGCCGAAAACAATGCTCCCGTCATTCCGATGTTCATAACCATGGAAGATTCCGACCGCTTGGACGGCTTCGGTTTCCCGGTGCAGGAGTATACGGTTCACATTTTGCCGCCGATCTATCCGAAGGCCGGCCTTTCCGTAAAAAAGAACGCCGAGTATATGAGGGACAGGAATTATGAAGTGTGGAAGGAAGTGTATGAATCCGCATACGGAAAACCGCTTTCCTATGCGGAATGATTTCGGCATTTTTTAATCTATGGCAAAGATACAAAAGGTTATTTATTATTCCGACGAACTCCGCGATGAATTTTCAACCGCTGTCATACAAGCCCGTCCGATCGATGAAAACTACGACTACGGCGGAAAGACTTTTTCGTGGAAGGTAAAACGCTTTTTCCTTCACAGAATTTTTGCCCAGCCCATTGCCGTTCTCTATCTTAAACTCGTATTCCGTCACCGAATACTGAACCGCTCCGTCTTAAAAAAATACAAAAAAGGGCCCATGTTCGTATACGGAAACCACACGAATGTGTTTGCCGATCCGCTTGTGCCGACCTTTGTGAGTTTTCCGCAGCAGGCTTTTGTGATAGTTCACCCGAACAATGTTTCAATGCCGGTATGGGGCAAAATAATGCCCTACCTCGGAGCGCTCCCTTTGCCCGATAATTTTTCCGCGATGAAGAATTTCATCGGAACCGTAAAATACCACGTTGATCACAATAAAAGCATTTACATATATCCGGAAGCTCATATTTGGCCGTTCTATACAAAGATCAGACCTTTTCCGGACGTTTCGTTTAAGTATCCGATCGACTACGGCTGTCCCGTATTTTGCTTTACAAACGTTTATAAAAAACGCCGCTTTTCCGAAAATCCGAAAATGCTCACCTATGTTGACGGTCCTTTTTTTGCCGACGAAAAACTTTCTCCGAAGGAAAGGCGGCGCAAGTTGAGAGACGAAGTGTACAATGCAATGTGCCGGAGGAGCGCTCTTAACGATGTTGAAATCGTTACATACATTAAAAAAGCGAGCATATAAAATCAAGGAAGCTGCCCGGAAACTGAAGTTTTCGGACGGTTCCGTATAGGAGCAATCATGAAAAGCATACTTTTTTGCGGAAACGATAAGGTTTTCGACGGCATGATTACGACAATGCTTTCAATATTCAAAAGAAGCGCTTCGAAGGAAGGGATACGCTTTTACATATTCACGATGGATCTTACAAGGCTCAAAGCCGACTACACGGCGCTCAGCGACAGGCAAATCGGGTTTCTTGACGAACTTGCAAAGTCGTACAATCCCGAGCATTCCGTCGTAAAAATCGACGTTACCGACACCTATGAAAAAGAGTTCGCCCTATGCCCGAACGAAGGATGCTACTGTTCGCCTTACACGCTCATAAGGCTCTTTGCAGACATGGAGCCGCGGATTCCCGAAAAATTCCTGTACCTCGACATCGACTTGCTTTTCAACCGCGACATAGACCTCTTGTGGAACACGGACATTGGAGGTTACGAGTACGCGGCCTCCCGTGATCACTACGGAAAATTTCTTATACATCCGAATTTTATAAACGCGGGCGTGCTGCTGTTCAATATGAAAAAATGCCGCGAAACCGGACTCTTTGAAAAAAGTCGAAAACTCATAAAGACGAAAAAACTGATATTCGCCGATGAAAGCGCGATTATCCGCAGCACCGTCAGAAAAAAAATCCTGTCGCAGCGCTTCAACGATCAAAAATTCCTTTATAGAAATACCGTAATCCGCCACTTTTCGAGGCGCCTTTTTTGGCTTCCGTATCCGCACGTTGAAAACATAAAGCAGTGGCACATCACGAAAGTTCATAAAAAATTCGGCTACGAAAATTTCGACGATATCCTCTACGAATACGTATATCAAAAAACAAGGTTTGAGCGCGATTTTAAATAGGCCGCTCGGAATGCTCTTCAGGGGGCGAAAACTTCGAGCTTAAAAACGACATGGCTCCGCCGAGAACCAATGCTGCCGCCGAAGATAAAATCAGCGAAATGCCGTTAAACTCGGAAAGGGATTTTAAAAAGCCGCCTTGAAAAATATTTTTTGTGAGCGGACAGATATTCAAAGCCGAACCGCACAAAAGTCCGAGAATTACGGCATATGCGTGATTCGGCGCTTTTTCCAAAAGATTTTTTATGAGTTTGGCACCGATTAAAAGTCCCGTAAGTACGCCGAATCCGTTCGGAAGAAGAAGGATCAATGCGGTAAAAAAACTTTCAGGCAAAAAAAGTGCGGGTATGCTTTTTATGACGATCGGATACACGCCCATAATGAGCATTAAAAGCGATCCGGAAATTCCGGGCACAATCATCGCGACCGCACCCAAAACTCCGGCGACAAAAATTTTTAAGGCAAGTTTTACCGAAAAAGAAGGGAGCGGTCCCGCCATGTCTTGAGCAGTGCCGAACGATGATTCAAGTAGGGAAAACAAAATCATAACGGCGATTCCGATAAGCGCGCAGATTATGATAGAAGCGATTTTCGATTTTTCGATTTTCGTACCTTTTTTAGTTTTCGTCGCAAGTGCGGCAAGCATCGGAATGCTGCCGATAATCAAACCCGTAAAGAAAAAATTTGTCTGTACCGGAAATTTTTCATAAAGCACGGTTATGATTTTGCTGAAAATCAGCACGCCCGACGCCATTCCCGCAATAATCGGCAGTACGAATTTTTTGTTAAGCCGGAGTTTTTTTATATTCAGAGTTATCGCGTTGATAAATGTATCGTAAATTCCGAAAACTACCGCGATCGTGCTTCCCGAAACGCCGGGGATCACGTTTGCCATACCGATTATAATTCCGATTGCAAGAGTACGAAGAATATTCATTGCGCAATTCTATCACAAAATCTATGGAATGTCCCGTGTAAATCAAAGTATGAATCAAAACGAGGCTATTATTATTTTTGAATTGGCTACTCTTTGGCTAACTCTTGCAGAAAGTCCATTTTTTAATCCTGTAATTTATTATATTATAAAGAATTAAAAAATACTATTTTCGGTCCCTACGAGAGTCGAACTCGTCTTTAAAGATTGAGAATCTTTCGTCCTAACCGATAGACGAAGGGACCCGATACGGAAAAAAAACCGAACACGGTGTGTGTTCGGCGTTTTGCGTTCCCCAAGGAGGATTCGAACCCCCACAGGCAGAACCAGAATCTGCAGTGCTACCATTACACAATCGGGGAATATACGGTTTTATTACTATACGTGTTTAGCGAACCTTTGTCAATACGGCGATGCAATGGCGATGCAATGATGCCAATGGTTGTGTCAACGGTTATCGATGCAACGGTAAACAGCGTACGCTTACAGTGCGATGCACATGTCTTGCATTGCAAGTATTTGCCGTTCGGCGTGTGCGGTGAATGAAACACACCGAGCACGTTGTCGTACTAAAAAAATACCGATCGGCTTTCGGCGGCGAAAGCAAATCCCGCCGCGGTTTTCCGATCGGATAATCGAAAGTAAAAAGTAAATCTTACTTTGCCGACATGAGCAGCGTTTTCGGATCGAGGTTTACCGTGCCTGCGACGGCGGTTTTATCGCGGAGTTTCAGTACGCTCATCGCAACGCCGTTTTGCGAAGCTGCGAGATGGCACACCGCATCGAAAAAGGGAAGCAGTTCCGGGCGGCAGGAACCCGCCAAATCCGTGTTCGCCTTCGTATCGCTGAACCACGCGGTCATCTTTTCTTCTTTAACGAACTTGGATACGGCTTCGATGTCTTCTTTGCTTACTTTATCCATGTTCATGCCGTCGATGACGATCGCGGAAACGGCAATGCCTCCGGCTTTCAGCGCTTTCAGCGTATTGATCACTTTTGCAAGTGAAAAGGTTTCCTGACTGAAATTCAAAATCATGCGGTCGCGCATAATGCTGTCTTTTAATTCGGGATTATCCGCGATATTTTTTTTCTTCGCTATCTCCGTAAAGATGCTGTCGTACCACGAAATGACGTTCGAAGAGTGCTGATCGAACGAAACGTGAACGAGCTGTTCGTCTTTGAGCAGCGCATCGAGACCGAACTGCACGAGGATCGCCGTTTTGCCGACGCCCTTTTTTGCGGTGACGAGTCCGATCTCTCCCGCTTTCAGTCCTCCGTCGGCAATATTGTCAAAGCTGCGCACCGGGCTGTAGTTGATAAGATCTTTTTTATCCATAAGCTGCCTCCTATAAAACTTCTGCAGAATGTATGGGTCATCTCGAAAAACTCGCCTGCAGCGATTTTTTCGCAAAAAAGCGATGTCGAAACGCCGGCACCGCTTTTATCATATCTCGTTATTTTTGCGCTGCTTTGCGCTCTTCTTGATATTTTTTCATCAGTTCTTCGCCTACGGCGTTCGGTACGCGTCCGTATTTGAGGAATTCCATCGTAAACTCCGCTTTGCCCTGTGTCGAAGAGCGGAGGATCGTCGAAAAGCCGAACATCTCCGAAAGCGGTACTTCCGCGTTTACGGTCGACGTATTGTTTTCATCGGTCGTATCGATGATGACACCGCGTCTTTGGTTGATGAGGCCGAACATATTGCCCTGGAATTCGGTCGGTCCGGAAATCGACACTTTCATAATCGGCTCAAGGATGACAGGCTTCGCTTTTTCGTAGCCTTCGCGGAACGCGCCGATCGCAGCCTGCTGAAAGGCGATGTCGGACGAGTCGACCGGATGGTACTGACCGTCGTTGATCGTCATCTTTACGCCGACGATGGGGAAGCCGATGAGCGTACCTTTTTCCATTGCTTTGCGGAAACCCTTATCGCAGGACGGAATGTATTCGTTCGGAATGGCGCCTCCCTTGATCGCATCGACGAACTCGTAATCTTTGTCGGCGAGCGGCTCCATGATACCGGCGACACGTCCGTATTGACCGGAACCGCCGGTTTGCTTTTTGTGCGTATAGTTGAACGGCGCGCTCTGCGTGATCGATTCGCGGTAAGCGACTTGCGGCTGACCGACGACGACTTCGCACTTGTATTCGCGCTTCATGCGTTCGACGTAGACGGCGAGGTGCAGTTCGCCCATACCCTTGATAATCGTTTCGTTCGATTCGGGATCGACGTAAGTTTGGAAGGTCGGATCTTCTTTGGTAAAGCGGTTGAGCGCTTTTGCCATCTGCGCGGCGTCTTTTTTTTCTTTCGGCGTAATCGATTCGGAGATAACGGGATTCGGAACGTACATCGACGCCATGGAATAATTGAGTCCGCCGCCGCAGAACGTATCGCCGGATGCGCAGTCGATACCGAACAGCGCTACGATATCGCCCGGTGTCGCTTCGTTGATGTCTTCCATCTTGTCCGCATTCATGCGCACGAGGCGTCCGACTTTGAACTTTCTGCGCGCGCGTGTATTGTACAGCTCGCACCCTTTCGGGATAGTGCCCTGATATACGCGGACGTAGGTAAGCTGACCGTACTGGCCGTCGTCGAGTTTGAACGCGAGTGCAACGGTCGGCTTATCGGCGACATTGAAGAGCTCGACCTGCGCTTCGTTGTTGTCGAGGTCGAACGCGTAGTTGTGTACCTCTGTCGGGTCGGGAAGATAGCGCGCAACGCCGTCGAGCACGAGCTGCACTCCCTTGTTCATGTGAGCCGAACCGCAGAATACGCCGACGAACTGCTCGGCGAGCGTCGCTTTGCGGACGGCTGCGATGATCTCTTCTTCGGTTTCTTTGCCTTCGAGTGCGTCTTCCATGAGCTGATCGTCGAACATCGATACCGCATCGACCAAATCCGCGCGATATTTTTTTGCCTCATCGACCATGTGTGCGGGAATTTCGGCTACGCGTACTTCCTGACCGTCGGGACCTTCGAAATAGAGCGCTTTCATCGCAACGAGGTCGACGACGCCTTCGAGTTTGTCTTCAAGTCCGATCGGGAGCGCCATCATGTGCGCGTTGAGTCCGAGTTTGTCGCGCAGCTGTTTGCACACGCGGATGGGGTTCGCGCCCTGACGGTCGCATTTGTTGACGAATGCGATGCGGGGTACGTGATAGCGCTTGAGCTGGCGGTCGACGGTGATCGACTGCGACTGAACGCCCGCGACCGCGCACAAAACGAGGATGGCGCCGTCGAGAACGCGCAAACTCCGTTCAACTTCGATCGTAAAGTCGACGTGTCCGGGCGTATCGATCAAGTTGATTGTGTATTCTTTCCATTGAACTTGCGTTGCCGCAGATTGAATCGTAATGCCTCTCTCGCGTTCCAAGTCCATGCTGTCCATTGTCGCGCCGACGCCGTCTTTACCGTGTACTTCGTGAATTTGGTGAATTCTGTTGCAGTAAAACAGAATGCGTTCCGACAAAGTCGTTTTTCCTGAGTCGATGTGGGCGCTGATACCGATATTTCGTAGTTTGGAAATATCAAAGTCCATATTGATTACCTCTTTATAAAAAAAAATTCCACCTTTACAGTAAGAGATAACTATAACCGATTACGGAGCTTTATTCAATACCGCAGAATAGCGTCTAAAATTATCAATATTTTCCGGCGGCCGATAACCGGAACGTATATTTAATAAATTTCGTCGTATGAGAAGCGGAAAATCCGAGCGATGCGGCGCCTCCGCCGTATTCGCCGTTTTTTTGTTTAAATAAAAATCCCGCGCTGCCTGAGGTTGTAAAGTTTTTTTTCGAATGTGCAATCGAAATTTTGCACGACTCTTCCGCCGCTTTTTTTGAAAACGTTCCCGATGCCTGAACTCCGCAGCGGAGTTTTCCTTTGCGCCGGAAAAACTTTCCGGAAATCGTATAGCGTATCGCATCGGCGTTCGCTTTTTGTGCGCTTGAAAATTCGATTCCGTCCGTTTCAAATGTAAAGCGTGATGATATTTTTTTATCCGAATATTGCAGACCGCATCCGCATTTGACGCTCGTTTGTTCGGTATTATCCGAAGGGACGTATTTTTGCCGAATGACACCTGCCGCTCCGACGGTGAGTGCGGGAAAGCGGGGAGAAGAAAAGCGGTGTGTATACTGCGGAGCGATGCGGAATTGCCGAAGCGTATTCAATGCCGCGCCGTTCGGCGTGATGATGCCGCGTCCGTCCGAAGCGAATGCCGAAACGAGCAGCGTAAATCCGCCGAAAGAAATCGCATTTTCGCTTCTATATATAAGACTTGGTTTTCC
This Treponema socranskii subsp. buccale DNA region includes the following protein-coding sequences:
- a CDS encoding DUF368 domain-containing protein; the protein is MANVIPGVSGSTIAVVFGIYDTFINAITLNIKKLRLNKKFVLPIIAGMASGVLIFSKIITVLYEKFPVQTNFFFTGLIIGSIPMLAALATKTKKGTKIEKSKIASIIICALIGIAVMILFSLLESSFGTAQDMAGPLPSFSVKLALKIFVAGVLGAVAMIVPGISGSLLMLIMGVYPIVIKSIPALFLPESFFTALILLLPNGFGVLTGLLIGAKLIKNLLEKAPNHAYAVILGLLCGSALNICPLTKNIFQGGFLKSLSEFNGISLILSSAAALVLGGAMSFLSSKFSPPEEHSERPI
- a CDS encoding ATPase domain-containing protein, translating into MDKKDLINYSPVRSFDNIADGGLKAGEIGLVTAKKGVGKTAILVQFGLDALLKDEQLVHVSFDQHSSNVISWYDSIFTEIAKKKNIADNPELKDSIMRDRMILNFSQETFSLAKVINTLKALKAGGIAVSAIVIDGMNMDKVSKEDIEAVSKFVKEEKMTAWFSDTKANTDLAGSCRPELLPFFDAVCHLAASQNGVAMSVLKLRDKTAVAGTVNLDPKTLLMSAK
- a CDS encoding 1-acyl-sn-glycerol-3-phosphate acyltransferase is translated as MAKIQKVIYYSDELRDEFSTAVIQARPIDENYDYGGKTFSWKVKRFFLHRIFAQPIAVLYLKLVFRHRILNRSVLKKYKKGPMFVYGNHTNVFADPLVPTFVSFPQQAFVIVHPNNVSMPVWGKIMPYLGALPLPDNFSAMKNFIGTVKYHVDHNKSIYIYPEAHIWPFYTKIRPFPDVSFKYPIDYGCPVFCFTNVYKKRRFSENPKMLTYVDGPFFADEKLSPKERRRKLRDEVYNAMCRRSALNDVEIVTYIKKASI
- the fusA gene encoding elongation factor G, which codes for MDFDISKLRNIGISAHIDSGKTTLSERILFYCNRIHQIHEVHGKDGVGATMDSMDLERERGITIQSAATQVQWKEYTINLIDTPGHVDFTIEVERSLRVLDGAILVLCAVAGVQSQSITVDRQLKRYHVPRIAFVNKCDRQGANPIRVCKQLRDKLGLNAHMMALPIGLEDKLEGVVDLVAMKALYFEGPDGQEVRVAEIPAHMVDEAKKYRADLVDAVSMFDDQLMEDALEGKETEEEIIAAVRKATLAEQFVGVFCGSAHMNKGVQLVLDGVARYLPDPTEVHNYAFDLDNNEAQVELFNVADKPTVALAFKLDDGQYGQLTYVRVYQGTIPKGCELYNTRARRKFKVGRLVRMNADKMEDINEATPGDIVALFGIDCASGDTFCGGGLNYSMASMYVPNPVISESITPKEKKDAAQMAKALNRFTKEDPTFQTYVDPESNETIIKGMGELHLAVYVERMKREYKCEVVVGQPQVAYRESITQSAPFNYTHKKQTGGSGQYGRVAGIMEPLADKDYEFVDAIKGGAIPNEYIPSCDKGFRKAMEKGTLIGFPIVGVKMTINDGQYHPVDSSDIAFQQAAIGAFREGYEKAKPVILEPIMKVSISGPTEFQGNMFGLINQRRGVIIDTTDENNTSTVNAEVPLSEMFGFSTILRSSTQGKAEFTMEFLKYGRVPNAVGEELMKKYQEERKAAQK
- a CDS encoding GntP family permease → MTGLPFIFVFVIAIIVMVLAISKFKIHPFISIMCISLLLGLIAGIPLVDMKTADGKTVQGLANVIGAGFAGTFTSIGIVIILGALIGSILEKTGAALKLADMIIHLVGKNHPVLAVELMGWVVSIPVFCDSGFVILNPIRKALVNRTAASSVAMTAGLSFGLYISHVFIPPTPGPIAAANTLGIGDNLLLVMGMGALCSILPLIAGYFFAKYIGTRVRADDEADAGQVTKSYEQLVAEFKKLPNGFNALAPIVVPVILMAASSVVTMAKMQGFGIDVVKFLGTPVIALGVGTAFAVLQLKLADKIKDFYAIVEETLKVTGPILFITAAGGVLGKVIASSDMVNYIKMHATVLQTMGILFPFILSAILKTAQGSSTVALVTSAGIIAPLLPVLGLDSPVRAALACMAIGAGAMTVSHANDSYFWVVTNFGAMSPERGYKTQTLGTLVLGIAGVIEIFILSLFLH
- a CDS encoding glycosyltransferase; translation: MLVNTADKKEIPVFFAADNNYALFVAVALASMLEKASKDYFYKVYILTTDLYREYIEQLETICQTAMPGNASVEFVSLREEMEKTSGTFHLRDYYSRETYCRIFIPRFFPQYDKVIYLDSDLVVTGDISELYNIDIGDNLVGAAIEEVMQSFDVFGTYVEKALGIPREKYFSAGVLLINAKKYREENIEEKFIALMNRFKFRVTQDEDYLNVLCKDKVKWLDVGWNKSAYKTEGFDEKNLKIIHYKINWKPWHYNHVLYEKYFWECAEKTPLYENILKIKASYGIEQKRSDAEAFEKLKRMAIEDTNDPDNYRNTVNRTKTGRNPERLAIVEKIKAYEREGRFSEDVESDPPTVPLRPEMVDYLNKKISSKLWMKFANMLARRHILGLMKSGQMVIKEVRGLENYIPLKRTGAIITCNHFNPMDNFAVYKAIEKHVYHRELVKVCREGNYTNFPGFYGFLFKHCNTMPLSSLPSTMKNFMDAVKTYLSQGRHILIYPEQAMWWNYKKPRPLTPGAYRFAAENNAPVIPMFITMEDSDRLDGFGFPVQEYTVHILPPIYPKAGLSVKKNAEYMRDRNYEVWKEVYESAYGKPLSYAE
- a CDS encoding glycosyltransferase, producing MKSILFCGNDKVFDGMITTMLSIFKRSASKEGIRFYIFTMDLTRLKADYTALSDRQIGFLDELAKSYNPEHSVVKIDVTDTYEKEFALCPNEGCYCSPYTLIRLFADMEPRIPEKFLYLDIDLLFNRDIDLLWNTDIGGYEYAASRDHYGKFLIHPNFINAGVLLFNMKKCRETGLFEKSRKLIKTKKLIFADESAIIRSTVRKKILSQRFNDQKFLYRNTVIRHFSRRLFWLPYPHVENIKQWHITKVHKKFGYENFDDILYEYVYQKTRFERDFK